From Skermanella sp. TT6, a single genomic window includes:
- a CDS encoding TspO/MBR family protein has protein sequence MSRSMMTQSTIAAPGRAGSRGRSLIGLAAFVILVDVASATASSVTLPQIDGWYAGLEKPWFNPPDWLFGPVWTVLYGMMAVAGWLVWRDRGLAGARGPLLLFGLQLGLNILWSLIFFGMQQPGLAFAEISALWIAVAATMVAFWRVRPLAGWLFVPYLLWVSYAAVLNASVWLLNA, from the coding sequence ATGTCACGCAGCATGATGACCCAGTCCACCATCGCCGCCCCCGGCCGGGCGGGCAGCCGCGGCCGGTCCCTGATCGGGCTCGCGGCCTTCGTGATCCTCGTCGACGTCGCCTCGGCGACGGCATCCTCCGTGACCTTGCCGCAGATCGACGGCTGGTACGCCGGCCTGGAGAAGCCCTGGTTCAATCCGCCGGACTGGCTGTTCGGGCCGGTCTGGACGGTGCTCTACGGCATGATGGCGGTCGCCGGCTGGCTGGTCTGGCGGGACCGCGGCCTGGCCGGCGCGCGCGGCCCGCTGCTGCTGTTCGGGCTCCAGCTCGGGTTGAACATCCTGTGGTCGCTGATCTTCTTCGGCATGCAGCAGCCCGGGCTGGCCTTCGCGGAGATATCGGCACTCTGGATCGCCGTGGCCGCCACGATGGTGGCGTTCTGGCGCGTCCGGCCGCTCGCGGGATGGCTGTTCGTGCCGTACCTGCTCTGGGTCAGCTACGCGGCGGTGCTGAACGCCTCGGTGTGGCTGCTGAACGCCTAG